One part of the Pseudomonadota bacterium genome encodes these proteins:
- the recN gene encoding DNA repair protein RecN yields the protein MLTRIDIRNFAIIEQLSVELQPGLCALTGETGAGKSILIDALNLALGDRASAEVIRTGATRTEISVEFDIADSPAAHSWLAEHSLDDDGLCQLRRTVESERGSKAFINGRSVNTQNLRELGELLVDIHGQHEHQFLLRRDAQRALLDDLAGHTEQLSALRETYRDWQKTRQQLTELTQADTDREARRDLLQHQVQELEALDLSPGEPERLAIEHKRQAHVEHVLQQGQQALAMSYEGEEHNAHTLASHAARVAEELCDFDPGLAEAQELFANATIQLQEGADLLRRQLSALEVDPERLAWLDRRLSAIHQLARKHRVDPDALPDRLQAFQDELNALDQSGSQQLKLQKNLEALQSKYLAQATELSQRRTQCAERFSQEVTTVMRTLGMVNGQLAVRVDHDPEADFAPNGLDRITFEIGMNPGQPLRPLAKVASGGELSRISLAIQVVAAHHNPIRCMIFDEVDTGIGGGVAEIVGRRLRQISNDRQVLCVTHLPQVAAYATQHFRVSKNADQDSTTTTIEALKPTERVEELARMLGGIQITDTTRAHAKELMANASQA from the coding sequence ATGCTGACCCGTATCGACATCCGAAATTTCGCCATCATTGAGCAACTGAGCGTTGAGTTGCAGCCCGGTCTGTGCGCCTTGACGGGCGAGACCGGCGCCGGCAAATCCATCTTGATCGACGCATTGAATCTGGCCTTGGGTGATCGCGCGAGCGCCGAGGTCATCCGCACCGGCGCCACACGAACCGAAATTTCCGTTGAGTTCGATATCGCCGATTCCCCCGCCGCCCATAGCTGGTTAGCGGAGCACAGCCTGGATGACGACGGACTGTGCCAGCTGCGCCGGACCGTCGAAAGCGAACGCGGCTCGAAGGCCTTCATCAACGGCCGCAGCGTCAACACCCAGAATCTTCGTGAACTGGGCGAGTTGCTGGTGGACATCCACGGCCAGCACGAGCATCAGTTTTTGCTCCGACGCGATGCCCAGCGGGCGTTGTTGGACGACTTGGCCGGCCACACAGAACAACTGAGCGCGCTTCGCGAGACCTACCGCGATTGGCAGAAAACCCGACAACAACTGACTGAACTCACGCAGGCCGACACGGACCGGGAGGCCCGGCGCGATTTGTTACAGCATCAGGTGCAGGAGCTGGAAGCACTGGATTTGTCGCCCGGCGAACCCGAACGATTGGCCATTGAGCACAAGCGCCAAGCCCATGTCGAGCACGTGCTGCAACAAGGCCAACAGGCGCTGGCCATGAGTTATGAGGGAGAGGAGCACAATGCCCACACCCTGGCCAGTCATGCCGCACGCGTGGCGGAAGAATTGTGCGACTTCGACCCGGGCTTGGCCGAAGCGCAGGAGTTGTTTGCCAACGCCACGATTCAACTGCAAGAGGGTGCGGATCTGCTGCGCCGCCAGTTGAGCGCCTTGGAAGTGGACCCGGAGCGTTTGGCCTGGCTCGACCGGCGCTTGAGCGCGATTCACCAGCTGGCCCGCAAACACCGAGTCGACCCGGACGCGCTGCCAGACCGTTTGCAAGCATTTCAGGACGAACTCAACGCACTGGATCAATCCGGCTCACAGCAACTCAAACTGCAAAAGAATCTCGAAGCGCTGCAATCGAAATACCTCGCGCAGGCGACGGAGCTCAGTCAGCGACGGACACAGTGCGCCGAGCGCTTTTCTCAGGAAGTGACCACCGTGATGCGCACGTTGGGAATGGTCAACGGTCAACTGGCCGTCCGGGTGGACCACGACCCCGAAGCGGACTTCGCGCCGAATGGTCTTGATCGCATCACCTTCGAGATCGGCATGAATCCCGGTCAGCCACTTCGGCCATTGGCGAAAGTCGCCTCCGGCGGTGAGTTGTCGCGAATCAGCCTGGCCATCCAAGTGGTTGCCGCCCACCATAACCCCATTCGCTGCATGATCTTCGATGAGGTGGACACCGGAATCGGCGGTGGCGTGGCGGAAATCGTCGGCCGGCGACTGAGGCAGATCTCCAACGACCGCCAAGTGCTTTGCGTCACGCACCTCCCGCAGGTGGCGGCCTACGCAACCCAACACTTTCGGGTGAGCAAAAATGCCGATCAGGACTCGACAACGACCACCATTGAGGCACTGAAACCCACAGAACGCGTGGAAGAACTGGCCCGGATGCTGGGTGGCATCCAAATCACGGACACAACCCGGGCCCACGCCAAAGAGTTGATGGCCAACGCCTCACAGGCTTAA
- a CDS encoding RnfH family protein, giving the protein MSETEVITVEVAYAEPDCQVVVPIELTSGAVVEDAICASGLLSRFPAIELGVNALGIWGVQCALDTVLSAGDRVEVYRPLLKDPKQQRRDRVTPDRSRRSVR; this is encoded by the coding sequence GTGAGTGAAACCGAAGTGATCACTGTCGAGGTGGCCTACGCGGAGCCGGATTGCCAAGTGGTTGTGCCCATCGAGCTAACAAGCGGGGCGGTGGTGGAAGATGCGATTTGTGCTTCCGGGTTATTGTCCCGTTTCCCGGCCATCGAGCTGGGCGTTAATGCACTGGGGATCTGGGGTGTACAATGCGCGCTGGATACGGTGTTGAGTGCGGGTGATCGGGTGGAGGTTTATCGTCCGCTGCTTAAAGATCCTAAGCAGCAACGGCGGGACCGGGTCACACCGGACCGGTCCCGCAGAAGCGTCCGTTGA
- a CDS encoding NAD(+) kinase, whose protein sequence is MERFKTIGIIGNPASSKTAETLHRLASHLIGRGVRVLVDRNCAELEPANGQTIADREQLGQESDLVVVIGGDGTFLDAARSVAPFKIPLLGVNLGRLGFMVDVAPDRMTTTLDEVLAGEFQVETRFLLDGAVIREGSVVHQGFALNDLVINKRDVARMIDFDTYVDDHFVSEHRADGLIVSTPTGSTAYALSGGGPVVHPSLEALLLVPICPHTLSDRPLVVGANASVEIEISARNANPVQATWDGQTSIALETHDRVRVRRSPFDLTFIHPRDHDYFRILRTKLGWGGDRNRRN, encoded by the coding sequence ATGGAACGGTTCAAAACCATCGGGATCATAGGCAATCCCGCCAGCTCGAAAACCGCCGAGACATTGCACCGGCTTGCCAGTCATTTGATTGGCCGCGGGGTTCGGGTTTTGGTTGACCGCAACTGTGCCGAACTGGAGCCGGCAAACGGCCAGACGATCGCGGACCGGGAACAACTGGGGCAGGAATCCGATCTGGTCGTCGTGATTGGCGGAGATGGCACGTTCCTGGATGCCGCGCGTTCCGTCGCACCGTTTAAAATCCCGTTGCTCGGCGTCAACTTGGGCCGATTGGGTTTCATGGTCGACGTTGCACCCGACCGCATGACCACCACGCTTGATGAAGTGTTGGCCGGCGAGTTTCAGGTGGAAACCCGCTTTCTGCTGGACGGCGCCGTTATTCGCGAGGGATCGGTCGTGCACCAAGGGTTTGCCCTCAACGATTTGGTGATTAACAAACGCGACGTCGCACGCATGATCGATTTCGACACCTATGTCGACGACCATTTCGTCAGCGAGCACCGAGCGGATGGGCTGATTGTTTCCACCCCCACCGGGTCCACAGCCTATGCGCTCTCGGGTGGCGGCCCGGTCGTTCATCCGTCCCTGGAAGCCTTGCTGCTGGTACCGATTTGCCCCCATACCCTGAGCGACCGTCCGTTAGTCGTCGGGGCCAACGCCAGCGTGGAGATCGAAATCAGCGCCCGCAATGCCAACCCCGTCCAAGCCACATGGGATGGTCAAACGAGTATCGCACTGGAAACCCATGACCGCGTCCGGGTTCGCCGGAGTCCTTTCGACCTGACCTTCATTCACCCGCGGGACCACGACTATTTCCGAATTCTCAGAACCAAACTCGGCTGGGGTGGCGACCGAAATCGCCGCAATTGA
- the fur gene encoding ferric iron uptake transcriptional regulator produces the protein MGSKDIRKAGLKVTLPRMKILEMLENNENRHMSAEDIYKALLESGEEIGLATVYRVLTQFESAGLVNRLNFESGHSVFEIDEGDHHDHIVCLKCGRVDEFVDSTIESRQDAIAEEHGYEMTGHSLYIYGICGECRKQGGSN, from the coding sequence GTGGGGTCAAAGGATATTCGGAAAGCCGGTCTCAAAGTCACATTGCCGAGGATGAAGATTCTCGAGATGTTGGAGAACAATGAGAACCGCCATATGAGTGCCGAAGACATCTACAAGGCGCTGCTTGAGTCCGGGGAAGAAATCGGTTTGGCCACGGTGTATCGCGTCTTGACGCAGTTCGAATCCGCCGGTTTGGTGAATCGCCTCAACTTCGAAAGCGGGCATTCGGTTTTTGAGATTGACGAAGGGGATCATCACGACCACATCGTCTGTCTCAAATGCGGCCGCGTCGACGAATTCGTCGATAGCACCATCGAGAGCCGGCAGGATGCCATCGCCGAAGAGCACGGCTACGAAATGACCGGCCATAGCCTTTATATCTACGGAATTTGCGGGGAGTGCCGCAAGCAAGGCGGTTCCAACTAG
- the bamE gene encoding outer membrane protein assembly factor BamE, producing the protein MIRNSLITLVLGATILTGCSSPSVLQKVVYRPSIQQGNALEEEKIAQLQVGMTREQVRYLLGTPVVNTIFDDQRWEYVYYREDEDLAANCRLTLFFAGNRLDRVSSDSAELKSCSKTAVTG; encoded by the coding sequence ATGATACGTAATTCACTCATCACCCTGGTTCTTGGCGCCACCATTCTAACCGGATGTTCCAGCCCCAGCGTGCTTCAAAAAGTCGTGTATCGTCCTTCGATCCAGCAAGGCAATGCGCTGGAGGAGGAAAAAATCGCTCAGCTTCAGGTCGGCATGACCCGCGAGCAAGTTCGCTACTTACTGGGCACACCGGTGGTAAACACAATTTTCGACGACCAGCGTTGGGAGTATGTGTATTACCGCGAGGATGAAGATCTAGCGGCCAATTGCCGGTTGACGCTCTTCTTCGCTGGCAATCGGCTCGATCGTGTGTCCTCTGACAGTGCCGAGCTCAAGAGCTGTTCGAAAACCGCCGTTACAGGCTAA
- the hrcA gene encoding heat-inducible transcriptional repressor HrcA, translating to MIDSTTQLELGERAQVLLKALIERFIREGEPVGSRTLARDSGLSLSPASVRNVMADLEDLGFVHAPHTSSGRVPTAKGYRLFVDSLLQVKPLDEVEIEHIKDQLSGGEAALDQQSLVTTASTLLSGVTRMTAVVTLPKRSHMGLTHLEFVPLSQNRILAILVFEGKEVENRILEMDRAYSPSELQQAANYLNSLFAGRDLHQVRALIIEEMNRTQKRMSELMTSAIDLADRIFRDDTEDDCVFAGQSNLMGFKELSDIDKLRALFDAFTSKRDILHLLDLAVSANGVQIFIGEESGHQVFDDCSVITSPYQVNGQIVGALGIIGPTRMAYERVIPIVDITAKLLSAVLNHRH from the coding sequence ATGATCGATTCGACTACCCAACTTGAACTTGGAGAGCGCGCTCAAGTTTTATTAAAAGCGCTGATCGAACGGTTCATCCGGGAAGGTGAACCCGTGGGTTCGCGTACTTTGGCACGTGACTCCGGTTTGTCGCTCAGTCCCGCTTCGGTCCGTAATGTGATGGCGGATTTAGAGGATTTGGGATTCGTTCACGCGCCTCACACGTCCTCGGGGCGTGTACCAACGGCTAAAGGCTATCGCCTTTTTGTGGATTCCTTATTGCAGGTCAAGCCTTTGGACGAGGTCGAGATCGAGCATATTAAGGATCAGCTGTCCGGTGGCGAGGCGGCGTTGGATCAGCAGTCCTTGGTAACGACCGCCTCTACGCTGCTTTCCGGTGTGACCCGGATGACCGCCGTGGTGACGCTGCCGAAGCGGAGCCATATGGGTTTGACGCATCTCGAGTTCGTCCCGCTCTCACAGAATCGAATCCTGGCGATTTTGGTGTTCGAGGGGAAAGAAGTCGAGAACCGAATTTTGGAGATGGATCGGGCCTACTCCCCGAGTGAGCTCCAGCAGGCGGCGAATTACCTCAACAGCCTGTTCGCCGGTCGTGATTTGCATCAGGTGCGGGCGTTGATCATCGAAGAGATGAACCGCACGCAGAAGCGCATGAGCGAACTGATGACCTCGGCAATTGATCTGGCCGACCGGATTTTTCGCGACGATACTGAAGACGACTGTGTCTTCGCCGGTCAATCTAACCTGATGGGGTTCAAAGAGCTCTCTGATATCGATAAATTGCGTGCGCTGTTCGACGCCTTCACCAGTAAACGCGACATTCTGCATCTTCTCGATTTGGCCGTTTCGGCCAATGGCGTGCAGATTTTTATCGGCGAAGAATCCGGTCATCAGGTTTTCGATGACTGCAGTGTGATTACTTCGCCGTATCAAGTGAACGGGCAAATCGTGGGCGCGTTGGGTATCATCGGGCCCACCCGAATGGCGTACGAGCGGGTGATTCCCATCGTCGACATCACGG